DNA sequence from the Sphaeramia orbicularis chromosome 13, fSphaOr1.1, whole genome shotgun sequence genome:
gtcTGTCAATAAGACATGGTAGAATTCCATTATCTGCAAAATAACATGTGGCAGACACAATGATGAATAATTTACAGTTTGTATTAAGACAATTTTGcaaatattcaataataaattacttaaccgtttcatgcatgaattatgagaaccttagtcaaaattttttacctgattatttttattcctctttaggcatgaaaaaaacaatgcgattgaaatttttttaatgaatgttttttttcatggagttagaaaaaccatgaaacaaagaaacacgtatatcagaaagtgatgtactgtgtgacagttataaaataaaacattttcaatgcagctaatctgatgtgactagttgttactcaattcatggagataatatgcaaaaaaaaaagtttaagaaaactgtttttcttatagtctaattgcaattagcaactgatttacactaaaacatgttattgcagatcaggtttatcaaaaacagcaaattacagtaatggtctgaatgtcagtgtatgggatggtgcataagcgtccactgtgttggttgaaatggaactaaaacaacaaaacctgtgaatatacaagagaacagctggagaataactgtccactatagtgaccagtatgcatgaaagggttaaatatggtcTATCCTTGTTCCATCGAAATGGATTTCTGACTGACTATATTTTACTAATCACTGAGTTTACTAATGTCATACTTCACATAATGTTACCACCGCAGATACTGGCAGTCTTGTCAAGTATAGACTGTGTGGGTCTGTACAAGGAATCACAATTAACAAAGATTCTTGCAAATGTTGGATAAAGAGAATTTGGGTGAGATGAGGCCGAGATCAAAGTAGTTTTAAAATTGTAGCTCTCCATAACATCCCCCATCCTTCAGCCATGCTGCAACAAGCAGCTGCAGAGTTGGACAGACGTGGCAGTGTGGAGGCGGGGGCAGGGCTGGAGAATTCTCTAAAGAACAGCTACTGGGttgttttaacccatgaagacttctctaatgttgattcaccagtaaaacccatggagttggatcagttacagtggatggagacacttgttttgcattcagttattgatatattggctgaaaaagtcactttttctttagttttctctgtttttgatataataaccctcaactttaatctgagcatttatgaacatctacataatcagtaaattaaatattggaaaatacatgatttacactgatcaaatacaaaatacagaggataatattataaataaatggtgataaatcacttggttagaaatagagaaaatattatttgggaactgacaaaagtagctctgggtctttatgtgttaaagttCTCCATTTGAAATTAAAATATGATGTATTTGACTTGGAAAGTAAAGTTTAAGTTGAAGATTTGTCATTTGCAGTGTGAGTGTTTCTGTTGGCATTTCTTAACTGCACAGATTATAGAAGAGTGATGTCAGAAAGAGGCTCATGGACTCAGATGTGACAACTGCTCTGAAAACTGCTCTAATTTAATCTTCCAATCTATGAACATGCACATAAACTGCTCCGATTTTActaaacagtttatttttttttatcttttatatgTGATGAAATCAGTGTTCAAGATTGAGTCAGCAAGCAGGACCTAAAATTAGGACCTAAAAACTGAGCTGTTTAGTACATCAGCCTAGACTGATCCAAAATCAGATTTATCTCTCAGTGCACATGTGTAGAAACTAGTGGGAAAGTTTCAGAGCTGAGCCCAGAGCAGCACTGATGTGTTGTTAACTTGGGTCGACCACAGCTTGAGAGGGGGACGTCCTAGGCAGTATGCAACTTCCTGAGCAAACCCAGTCAGCCTCATTTGAATATCCCATTCCCACTTCCAGAACATTCTCTCGCCTAGGATATATAGAGCAGGAGCCTGAGTTACAGTTACATTATCGACAGGACACAACTCAGAAGAGAAACTCTGCAAATCTGTGCCAGGTAAGGATTAACTGGCTTTGATTTCAGGAAGGAATGCACAGTGTGAATGGGCTGCTTTGTTTGGTGGTTTAAAGTTACAGTGCACCATTTCtccatttatttttaaatttctgCTAACTTTCTGGCTGTTTGCTCTGTATACTCACCAGAGGAACTGATTTTCTCTGTGTCCAGGAATCTGCTATGACTTGTTGCAGAGTTTAAAGTTTCCACAGAACTTATTTCAGCATTATAATGCAGTTTTTGGCCCTTGTATTTCACTCAAGTGCAAATTATTTAAAAGCTatggtgaaaaaaggaaaatattccACATCAAATCAAACAGGGGCTTTTGACTGAACTTTAATCCACCAGCTTGGGGAAGCTGACTGATCCAAATCTCTCCTCTTGAAGAGCTGTTGGATGGTGGCACTCCTGATTGGCTGAGGGATTTTTCTAGGTTACACAAAACCAACTGAGTGATTGAGAATGAGTTATGAGAAACCGAAATTCTGACAAAATATTGAATGtataaaatatgtttaaaaaacttGAATAGAATGGGGAAATTAGAGAACGTTGACTTTGTAGAGAGTTATGTCTCCATCAGAGCTTTAATGTTTCACTGCCTACTCTATGGAGATTACTACATACACCTCTTGTCTTTCAGAATGAAAATCGCAGACATCAAAACATCTCAAGGTATCCAGACATGATGTAAAGCCATTTCTGCATATCACAAATAAACAGGATGAAAACAGAGATGCCAACATTGTATCTTGGGTCACATTCAGAATGGAAAAGAGTGCATTAACACGTTTAGAGATGCCACTGCAGCCATTTAATTATAGCCTGAAGTGTTGCATTTGGTCCTTTGTTTGAACAAGTGATGGGATGAGTTAGACAAAGGCTGCAGGCACACACTCttctttttgaaaaaaaaaaaaaaaaatccaaaggaGCAGCTCAGACCTGCTACAAAGGCATACAATGTAAATGGATAAAACTCaacagactttcttttttttatatatttattgctTTGCTTTGCATTAAAGTGCAGACATGCAACAGTTTGCATTCATCACAGCAACTGTGGAGAGTCGAGAGGTGTCCTATTACAGTCTCGAGTCAGCACAGAGCTGTTCTCTGAGTGGACAGCAGCTCCAGCTGTGTAGTTAGGCCTTAGCTGCTGCTGACGTGGCAAGGAACATGTCTGCCTGAAATGGGAGGCATTCCCAAGCTTCTGCGTGGCCTGAACCAACCCTGCCCTGTCGCTTAACGGCTTTTCATCCCaatcacacccccaccccccaccccacccccttctaGCATTTTCTTTTTCATAGGCATCAAATCAATTCAACAAATCAATACAATTCTGAATAACTTTTGACAAGATATTCTGACCATCTCAAACAATACATATACATGTCGTATTGAATTTTAATAAACCACCCAGTGTTGAGAAATGTAGCTATCTATTTCTGATGTTCCTTATTTACTTATAGGCTGCTGTAGCTGCTTTTGGAGACGGACAGGATGTGGATGACTAACGTTGTAGCTCTCTGTCTGCTGGCCGTCATGGCCTCTGCAGAAGACAAGAAGCTGAGCAGCCATGCCACCACACTGGCTGATAACAGTGCCAACCTGGCATTCAGGTCTGACATCCAAATTTTACTTTGATCATATTATATTACAGttggaacaaaagaaaataacttttattgcatttttaataCAGCCTGTACCATAACATGGCAAAGGAGAAAGACGCTGAGAACATCCTCATCTCTCCTGTGGTTGTGGCCTCCTCTCTGGGGATGGTGGCTCTTGGTGGTAAATCCTCCACTGCCTCTCAGGTTAAAACAGTCCTGAGTGCTGACAAGCTGAAGGATGAGCATCTGCATGCAGGTCTATCAGAGCTGCTCTCTGaggtaaatatattaaatatattaacCTTCCCCTGTAGCATTAATCTTTAATGGTATTAAAGACTAATCTTATCTGCTACCAATTATTATTCCATTAAAGCCCCCAAAACAATTCAACCTTCAATTAATCCTCCAGTTCTGCCAAGCGTTGCATGTTTGTCACTGTTTTTACATTGTTCCCACAAGGTGAGTGATGCTAAGACACGCAACACCACCTGGAAGATCAACAACCGCCTTTATGGCCCCAGCTCCGTCTCCTTCGTTGATGAGTTTGTGAAGAACAGCAAGAAACATTACAACTACGACCATTCAAAAATTAACTTCAGGGACAAGAGGAGTGCAGTGAACTCCATCAATGAGTGGGCAGCCAAGTCCACAGACGGAAAGTTGCCTGAGGTGACCAAGGATGTGCAGAACACCGATGGAGCCATGATCGTCAATGCTATGTTCTTCAAGCGTAAGTGAAGATGTGGCTGCATTTCTTTAATCTTTTATTCATAAAAACACAGTGCACATAAAACCAATGCGTTTTAGAAATGCATACTTGTATATATCTGACTTTTTTACTTCATCTTGCAGCCCACTGGGATGAGAAGTTCCATGAAAAAATGGTGGACAACCGCGGTTTCCTGGTTTCTCGCTCATTCACTGTCGGAGTTCCCATGATGCATCGCACAGGTGAGTTTCTTCATTATTTGTGcctttacatttaatttttgtcttAACATAATCTTTTGTGAATTTTGTCACTAACTACTTGTTAACTGCTTTTCACAGGTCTTTATGACTTCTACGAGGACACAGAAAACCGTATCTTTGTGCTGAACATGCCTCTGGGCCAGAAACAGGCCTCTATGATCCTCATCATGCCCTACCACCTGGAGCCCCTCGATCGCCTGGAGAAACTGATGACCAGGAAACAGGTGGACACATGGATCAGCAAGATGAAAAACATGGCTGTGGCCATCTCCCTCCCCAAAATCTCAGTGGAAGTCAGTCACAACCTGCAGGTAAATTATGGCAAAGTGATAGTCTATATGTGAAGATGTgtttaagatttatttattttttccaagcAATTCTATGTAATCCAAAATTTTCATTCGACTGCAGAAACACCTTGCTGAGCTTGGTCTTACTGAGGCTGTGGACAAGGCAAAGGCTGACCTGTCCAACATCTCTGGAAAGAAGGACCTTTACCTCTCCAACATGTTTCATGCTTCAGCATTGGAATTGGACGTCGTGGGAAACCCATTCGACACCTCCATCTTTGGTTCAGATAAACTGAGGAATCCCAAACTTTTTTACGTAGATCACCCCTTTATTTTCCTTGTGAAGGACAACAAGACCAACTCCATCCTGTACATCGGTAGAGTCGTTAAACCTAAGGGAGACAAGATGCGTGATGAGCTATAATGTTAATGTGCTGAATTGTTGTGGTAGAAAAATTATGTcaggaaactgtgtgtgtgtctgtattttaTGGTTTTCTTTTGGTATGACTGTTACCTCTAGAGCACATTCCAATAGACAATCTGTGGACCTTTTAGACACTAAAAACCTTCACAGGGACCAGTTCTACATAAATGTTAGGTGTCAGTTTTATGCCCCCTTAGACTGAATCCCACTTCAAAACATATGGCAGTTGACACAGCAGACAACATGCTTATATTAAGTATGATCTCTTCTTTCTATGTCATACTTTGCCGATATTGGTCAGGTGCGTTTTCTTCCAATATctttaatgtttaaagaaaaaaggTCTTTGCACAAGCTTGTTGCCAGTTTTGTCCCACATGTCTTCATACACTCAGTCTTTATTTTCCTTTGCCTCCAGTCTGCACTGAATTGTTCCTCTGCTTGCAGTGGAAAGGTGGTAAATATCTGGTGCCTAATATATGTTCACTTGCCAACCATACTGTGTCTTATTTGTCTCCATAGGTATTTTCCACAAATAAGCTGTTGGAATTGTTTGCTTGGattaaaaaatgtcaatttttcaATAAAATCAAGAAAAATGATCTCTGTTTACTCCTTTTCTATAGAACATTTCTGAACACCATCCATACAGACCTATATGTCCTCTGGAATGTGATCTCAGTAGAAAAGGATAACAATCTTTCCAGTCCGCTGGAGGTCAAACAGTCCTCCTAGGTCTGGAATGCAGGGATTTGACAATGACAGCCCTCTCCTCATGTCACTAATCTGATAGATAATCATCCAGAGAATTTTGTGCTTCACTTCTCAGACAACTACCAGCCTAAATAAAACCACCAATGCAATCTTTGTTGAAATGTCCCAAATAAGACGAAGACAAATATGGCAGCACTGAAACTGGAGTTCAGGGTCCTCATGGTGATGGGGAATTAAATTTTTCAGCTTGATTAtaacctaaaagaaaaaaaattacataacatGTCATGTGGTTTGTATTTTTACCTGTGGTAGAATTGCATCCTTTAACCTATGTTAAAGTATGCATCATCACTAAAAACCTTGAAGACTTTGAATACAATGTGACATAACCAGTCTGTGAGTATTTAAAGCCCTCCATGTGAGACCCACAGTGCCACCCACTGGTTAAAAACTGTACAATGcactgatgaaaaagaaaaaaagagttttatAAATCAAaggttaaatttatttttttgttatatttacataaatgcagTTGTTTGCATTTTAATGATAATATATTGTACAAGACATACAACAACATACAGTATAAATTACATGATGTACAAGTGTACATAACTGATTTTATTTTACATGGATGAAGGAAACTACTCTCATAGCCAGCATTAATATTTTGAGATAAAAGGGAATGTTCCAAacattataattaaaataaatatatggcTAAGGATCGTGGTTCATCAAGTTCTTacatgttaataaataaataattgggtTGGAAAATATACTTTTACAAATATGCCCCTAAAAAAATAATAGTTtaaatatttgttgattttttttattattttatttttttatgattcataatttttaatttgtgctcaCAGGTATTCCTTTTACATCTACATGGCTTTATTAAATACAATGCAGCAAGCATCTACATACTGTAgcctgctttttttttccccacacaaaAACAGATCCATTCAGCGCTAAATTGCAGTGTCTCAGTTTGAACAGTAGATGTTACTGTTCAGCAGCTCCTTGGCCACAGCTCAAACAAACTGCAACTGTGATGGAAACTGACTCTGAAATGCACTAACATGGATCTAATCTGTGCaaaaacaatttatttttttaacaatagTTAAAGCAATATTTTAAATGGTTAATAttggaaaatgacataaaaaaagaaataacccAACAAACCTGACTGAATGTAGCAGGAGTATTTTATATGATCCAAAAATGTACGGTAGGTAAAACAGCACTGATCTATGCTGAAACCAAGTAAAGCACTTTGCACACAGTACCTTGTTCTGCTTAAATACCTTCAAATAAATTCAGATAAATTCACCGTTTGTAAAAGAAGAAAGCATTGGAAAGCATTGCAatctttttcatttgtttgttttatatgttttctCAAGCACTGCCACCCTTTTATTAGGGTTGTTATTTGATGATTAAATTACTTAACGGTTCAGGTAAATCAGTATTGATAGTAATTCGCAGGACTGGACTTCTGGACAGTTCTGAACAACTTTTCCTTGGGTCTGCGCATGACGTGCATGTCATCAGTTATTCACTTtgtcaaataaaataagaaataccaATGTAAGGGGTCTTGCTGCGTGTAAACATGTGTCAGATTGTGCTTCAATAGCTAAAGCTGTGTAATCTATTCACTAAAGTGGCATTTTTCAACATACAATGTGAACAATAGCAGATAAATTATACTGCACTTAATGATTGGACCCCGCTATCAATCTGCTTTAACTCTCTGTTCTCCTTGAACAGTAGAAATTAAAGTGTCAAGTGTTAACATTCTATTCTTGATAATTATATACATTAGCAGCCATTGCCTTCAACTTTGAAGGACTAATAACATGTAACATTCAGCCATAGCTAAGTAACAGCCCCAGCCCTGCATCTGTATTCTGTCCAAGTAAAACCTTATGAGCTTTCACattgaactaaaaaaaacaaacaaacaaacaaaaaaaaaaacaggcaagataTTGTTGccagaaacaaaaaactgaaataggCGTTTGGGGTGTTCAATCTTGTGATGGGTGAACCTCTGGTTTCCCTGCAATAGATGACCACTCAGTGGTCAGTGAGTGCAGAGAGGAGTGAATGAGTGCATCCTCCATTTAGGACAGTTGTACCTTTGCCGTGTTACCCTCAGTAGGTGCATAGGCAGGTAATGCAACAGTTCTCATTACATTAGCACCGTCATGTTCTGCTGTGCTGGCTGCAGGCAGATTAGCCAGTCCATGGACAATCCTCTTAAAAAAGTCTGCATTAAGCCACAGTGAGAGGCTGGCAGGTgttctctgtcctctgtctgctcCTCCCAGCCCGTCTTTGTGTTTGTAAGTCCCTCTCTTGATGCTCCATATTCTCCTCTGAATTGTTTCTTCACATATTTTCTTCTATTCCCCTCATTCAGATCTTTTGTTTGTCCACCAGACGACTGGCTTTGCGAAAAACTGTCTTGATCTCTTCTGTCACCATCTCCTGCCAGTTGTCCCTGGTAAAGACATATTTGTTTTAAAGAAAAGCTCAagtaaacaaagtaaacaaagtAACACAAAGATGCACAAAGAAATTATAGACACATACCACAAAGGtctaaaaaacccaaacaaacaaaaaaaaccccagacaaATGTGGTCACAAATCCAATAAATCACGAAAGCATAGCAGCAACGTAAATGTGAATGAAATAAACAGAGGGCTTTCCTCAATCTGCTTAAGAAGATGTGAAAGGTGATAAGATCAAGAGATTAACAAGGTAAGTTGATCACAAAACAGTCAATAAGATTTAGAAATCAGTGAAAGGAAATTGTAAGTGCAAGCTCAGGGGCTGCGTGTGAACAGCAAGCGTTAAAATCACTGCTCGTATCAAAGTAACAGCCAcagtaacacaacacaacaccagCTGGTATGCAGGTCTCTACCTCCTGCGTTTCAAGCCTTTTTCTCAGCTTTCTTTTCCTGTAAGCAGCTATATCTTCAGGATTCAGCCCGTGATTGTCTTCTCTGCAGTAATGTGGATAGTTACAGTTTGTAGTCAAAAGTATATCATTGGCAAGTAATTAAAAGTCATGGAAAACGTCTTAAAAATATATTTGACTTACAAATGAAGTTACATGATATTTACCATTTTGTCTCCGAGTACAATGCGATTTTAAGTCAGACTAGGAATATATCTCATTCTTTTCACTATTATTAAACTGTGAATACATACAGTATTATTCCATTTTCTAATTTAGTTTGAGAGTGCAAAGAAAATCAGTGTCCTCTTACCCTGGTTTGATTTCAGGCGGTTTTGGCAAAGGCTTTGTAAAGTCTGTTTTCCCCACCAACCAATATGTTTCTTCAATCCCTTTAccctaaagaaaaacaaacagcatCAAATATAGCACAGAACCATGTAACAAATCTTACTGTGAGTATTTGAGAGTCTTACCTTTAGTTCTGTCTTGCCTCTGACTTCTATTTTATAACCCTCATTAAGTGAACGAAGGATTTTCACAGTACTCATATTTACATGGATTCTATAAGCTGAGAAGAGAATGTTACAAAAAAATAAGGTAAAAAGaagattaaaagaataaaaacaaacaagtaaacagtAAAATATGATATGGCTCTGTACAGAATACTCACGCAGCCCAGTGGATTCCATTCGAGAGGCAGTATTGACGGTGTCACCAAAAAGGCAGTACCGAGGCATGGTCAGACC
Encoded proteins:
- the serpinh1b gene encoding serpin H1b; the protein is MWMTNVVALCLLAVMASAEDKKLSSHATTLADNSANLAFSLYHNMAKEKDAENILISPVVVASSLGMVALGGKSSTASQVKTVLSADKLKDEHLHAGLSELLSEVSDAKTRNTTWKINNRLYGPSSVSFVDEFVKNSKKHYNYDHSKINFRDKRSAVNSINEWAAKSTDGKLPEVTKDVQNTDGAMIVNAMFFKPHWDEKFHEKMVDNRGFLVSRSFTVGVPMMHRTGLYDFYEDTENRIFVLNMPLGQKQASMILIMPYHLEPLDRLEKLMTRKQVDTWISKMKNMAVAISLPKISVEVSHNLQKHLAELGLTEAVDKAKADLSNISGKKDLYLSNMFHASALELDVVGNPFDTSIFGSDKLRNPKLFYVDHPFIFLVKDNKTNSILYIGRVVKPKGDKMRDEL